AACAGCGCTTACGCCTCTGCGGCGGGCGTCTGCTCCCGCATCCGCCAGAGCAATTTCAAAGAGACATTGCTCTAATGCCGTAGAAAAGTGCGGCGGACACAACATGGCGTGGATTCAGCCGAAAAATATGATTTTCGGCTGAATGAGAAATTGAACTGTGAAGGAGCTCAAAGATACTCTGGCCGAGAAGCGCACACTCAGCAGATCACGGTCAGGCGCAGTTCCTGCTGACAGGCGGCGTCAAAATCCAGGCCGTCAGGCGAAAGCCCCAGCCCTGCCCAGGCGGCACGCAGTTCGCCGCGCATTCCCCATATATATCCCTGGCAGGAAGGGGGCACGCGCAGCGACCGCAAGCGCGGCGGCGCAGTCATGTCCAAAGAGGCCGCCAGCGCGGCCAGGGCGCGGCGCACCGCCAGCAGCAGGGCCCGCCCCATGACGCGGCTGCCCAGAGCATTGTCCACGGGCCCGGCCAGCACAGCCTCGGTCAGCGCGGCTTCGGGCGCAAGCCCCATGCGGATGACGGGCACCCGCGCCTCCTGCGCCACAAGCCAGCCCTGCGCGAGGCAATCCAGCGTCTCTTCCAGCGGCCACGGCGCATAGAGATTCTGCCGCCACATGCGGGCAAGGGCCGTACCCTCAAGCACAAGGCAGGGGTAAAAGCGCAGCATGTCAGCCCCGGCATCGAGCGCCTGGGGAACGTCGCGCAAAAAATCCGCCGTGCTGTTGCCCGGCATGCCCGGCAAGAGCTGCACCCCCAGCGTCAGGCCAGCCGCCTTCACACGACCGCAGGCACGAAGGGCCGTGGCCCCGTCATAGCCCCGCTTTGAGGCAACGAGGGCGTCATCCGCAAAGCTTTGCACGCCAAGTTCCACACAGCGGCAACCGGCTGCCCGCAACCGCGCAAGGACGGGCGCGTCCACGCAATCCGGCCGGGTTGAACAGCGGAAACCGCGAATCCAGCCACGCTCAAGCGCCCCGCGCGCCAGGTCAAGACAGGCGTTCTGATCCTGTACGGGCATGGCCGTGAAGGTGCCTCCATAAAAGGCCAGCTCGGCTGGCGGCAAGCCCATGGCATGACGCTGCTCAAGATTTTCGCTGGTTGCGCGCAACAGGGCCGCAAGAGAAGACGCAGGCAGAACCGGCGCGCCGGAAGAGGGCGCGGCAGGGTCCATACAGTTGGCAAGCCCTGTCTGCACGTCTTGTGCACAGAACACGCAACGCACCGGACAGCCGCTGAAAGGAAGAAAGAGGGGAATCAGGGCGTGCCCCTGGGGCCGGGGTACGAACCAGGGCACGGTTGAAGAAAAAATTCGGGCAGATACCGCTTTCATAGTATGCTCAATGGCTGCGAAGCCACGTGCGGCGCGCACAATGGCTCTTTATGCGTAAGAAGACAATTTTTAAGAAAAATCTTGCTCTGCCCGTTAGTTGCGTGTATTTTACACAAAAGTGCGCTTCATGTGAAGCGCGTCTTCGTTGCCCGTTGGGCCATACCTGTCCATATCATGTTTTGTGACAGCCATACCAGCGCATTGTTACGCGCCGGAGAACTCACAATGAAAAAAACACTGACCAAAGCGGACATCGTGGAGGCTATCTACGAAGAAACCGACAAGAACCGCGTTGATGTAAAGAACGTGGTTGAAAAACTGCTGGACATAATGAAGTCCGCCATCAAAAAGGACCGGGCTTTGCTTATCAGCGGATTTGGCAAATTCGAATGCTATGACAAGGCATCGCGTAAGGGGCGCAACCCCAAAACGGACGAAACCATCACCCTGCCCCCACGCAAGGTCATGGTGTTCCGTCTGTCGCGGAAATTCCGCTCGGAACTGAACCCCTAGTCGGCAACAACACGCCTGCGCCTTCACGGCGGGCCTGCCAAGCCCTGCCGCGCTGGTTTGGCGCGCTGTATCTTTAGCGTCAGCCGTAGCACGGACAGGGCATTTTTTTGTCCTGCGCTTTTTCGTGTCCCGGCCTCTGCCGTTCTGGGCTGCGTTATCGCCTGATCCTGGGCCGTTTCGCCACAAATGCTCGCGGTCAACGTCACGGGAGTTGCGCATGCTATTCAATTCCTATTCCTTTATCTTTCTTTTCCTTCCACTTCTGCTGCTGTGCTGGCGGCTGACCGCAGGCTACGGAGCCACGCGGCTGAGCCTGGTTCTGCTGCTCTTTTCCGTAGTTTTTTACGCTCTTTGGGGCCTGCCCTTTCTGCTGCTGCTGGCGGCCATTCTGGGCATGAACTACGCGTTCGCGCTGGCCCTGGCCGACCCAAACCGGCCTGACGACGCAATGGAGGGGACGGAGATCCTTCCCGAGGAAGACGCGCTGGCTGCTCCCACGGGGTCCCCGGACGGCCCGGCTGATGCCGCTGGCTCCCGCCTGACGAAATTCCGCAAGGGCGTACGCCTTTTCCGGGGCGACGGGCTGAAAGGATTGAGCGCCTGGGCATGCAGCCGCAAAGGGCTGCTGACCATGGCCCTCATACTGAACCTGCTGCCCCTGCTCTGGTTCAAGTACTCCTGGTTTTTCGCCCAGAACCTGGCCCTTCTTATGGGCACGCAATGGAACTTCACCCCGCCGGGGCTTCCGCTCGGCATATCCTTCTATACCTTCATACAGATCGCATGGCTGGTCAGCGTGTACCGGCGGCAGGTGACGCCGCAGGGTTTTTCACGCCACGCCCTGTTTTCGGCCTGCTTTCCCTACGTGATTTCCGGCCCCATCGTGCGCTACGAGCAGTTGGGTCCGCAGCTTGACGATCTTTCAGGCTCCACGGCCGAAGGTCTGGCCCAGGGTTTCACGCTTTTCACCATTGGTCTTGCCAAAAAGGTGCTGCTGGCGGACGGGCTGGCCGTGTACGCCAACGCCGTTTTCAACGCGGCGGAAAAGGCCTTTCCCATCAGCGGGGCCGAGGCATGGCTGGGGTCCCTGTGTTACACCTTCCAGTTGTATTTTGACTTTTCCGGCTACACGGACATGGCCATCGGCATTGGCCTCATGCTGGGCCTGCGCCTGCCCGAAAACTTCGATTCGCCCTACAAGTCCACGGGCATTGTGGACTTCTGGCGGCGCTGGCACATCACCCTGAGCTCGTGGCTGCGCGATTTTCTGTACATCCCCCTTGGCGGCAACCGCAAAGGGCGGCTCATGCAGTACCGCAACCTCTTTCTGACCATGCTTATCGGCGGCGCGTGGCACGGCGCGGGCTGGACCTTCATCATCTGGGGGGCCCTGCACGGCTCCATGCTGGGCGTCAACCACTTTTTCCGGGCCTGCATCAAGGGCACCCTGCTTGAAAGGGTGCTGGCCACCCCGCCCATGCGGATTTTCTTCATCCTGTTCACCTTCCTGTGCATCAACCTTGGCTGGGTGATCTTCCGCACGGTGAGCCTTGACGGGACCGCAACCATGTTCGGGGCCATGTTTACTGGCCCCTTCACCGCCGAAGCCGCAGGCCTGACGGCGGATTACGCGGGCCTTTCCGCCATGGGCGTTCTGGCAACCCGGTGGCTGCCCAACAACTACCTTCAGGGCTGGCTGCCCTTTGCCCTGCTGGGCATAAGCTTTGTGCTGTGCTGGGCATTCCCCAACAGCCACGAACTGCTGCACGGCAGGCGCGACGGCTCGCGCCCGTACCTCAGTTGGCGGCCCTCGGCGGCATGGGCCACAGGCCTGGCCTGCCTGGCCTTTGTGACGCTCATTCTGGTGTCCCGCAAGGCGACCTTCCTGTACTTCCAATTTTAAAGAGGCGGACACAACATGAGTAAAACCCTCACCGAATCCGCCTACCTTTCCCGGTATTTCCGTGTGCTGCTGCTTCTGGCTCTTGTGGTCGGCCTGCTGGCCCTGCCCTACACCCTGTGGTGGCTCTACAAAAGCGGCGACGTGGGCGTCGAGCGCGCGGTGGAGGCGCAGTCCTCCGGGCAGTTCGCCGTTTTCGGCTCCGGCGTCTCACAGGACTTTGTGGACTACAAGCTGCAGCTTTACGCCAAGGTCAAACCGGAAATCGCCGCCGTGGGCTCATCCCGCGTCATGCAGTTCCGGGGAGCCTACTTTCGTAAATCCTTTCTCAACGTGGGCGGCACGGCAGGCAACCTTTCGGTGCTGCGCTCCACCCTTGACGCCATGCTGGCCCTGCACAAGCCCG
This DNA window, taken from Desulfovibrio sp. 86, encodes the following:
- a CDS encoding elongator complex protein 3, with the protein product MKAVSARIFSSTVPWFVPRPQGHALIPLFLPFSGCPVRCVFCAQDVQTGLANCMDPAAPSSGAPVLPASSLAALLRATSENLEQRHAMGLPPAELAFYGGTFTAMPVQDQNACLDLARGALERGWIRGFRCSTRPDCVDAPVLARLRAAGCRCVELGVQSFADDALVASKRGYDGATALRACGRVKAAGLTLGVQLLPGMPGNSTADFLRDVPQALDAGADMLRFYPCLVLEGTALARMWRQNLYAPWPLEETLDCLAQGWLVAQEARVPVIRMGLAPEAALTEAVLAGPVDNALGSRVMGRALLLAVRRALAALAASLDMTAPPRLRSLRVPPSCQGYIWGMRGELRAAWAGLGLSPDGLDFDAACQQELRLTVIC
- a CDS encoding MBOAT family O-acyltransferase — encoded protein: MLFNSYSFIFLFLPLLLLCWRLTAGYGATRLSLVLLLFSVVFYALWGLPFLLLLAAILGMNYAFALALADPNRPDDAMEGTEILPEEDALAAPTGSPDGPADAAGSRLTKFRKGVRLFRGDGLKGLSAWACSRKGLLTMALILNLLPLLWFKYSWFFAQNLALLMGTQWNFTPPGLPLGISFYTFIQIAWLVSVYRRQVTPQGFSRHALFSACFPYVISGPIVRYEQLGPQLDDLSGSTAEGLAQGFTLFTIGLAKKVLLADGLAVYANAVFNAAEKAFPISGAEAWLGSLCYTFQLYFDFSGYTDMAIGIGLMLGLRLPENFDSPYKSTGIVDFWRRWHITLSSWLRDFLYIPLGGNRKGRLMQYRNLFLTMLIGGAWHGAGWTFIIWGALHGSMLGVNHFFRACIKGTLLERVLATPPMRIFFILFTFLCINLGWVIFRTVSLDGTATMFGAMFTGPFTAEAAGLTADYAGLSAMGVLATRWLPNNYLQGWLPFALLGISFVLCWAFPNSHELLHGRRDGSRPYLSWRPSAAWATGLACLAFVTLILVSRKATFLYFQF
- a CDS encoding integration host factor subunit alpha codes for the protein MKKTLTKADIVEAIYEETDKNRVDVKNVVEKLLDIMKSAIKKDRALLISGFGKFECYDKASRKGRNPKTDETITLPPRKVMVFRLSRKFRSELNP